Proteins encoded by one window of Scatophagus argus isolate fScaArg1 chromosome 4, fScaArg1.pri, whole genome shotgun sequence:
- the LOC124057495 gene encoding tetratricopeptide repeat protein 16-like isoform X2 — protein MDTEEINEQSAGEHRFFPTAVSEEEPNEARRKSTLKQISNTVCLTPGQKRPQRPDLQGSLIIRSKAAEHYRNGKEAMGTSQFEKAVICFSKAITLKPKQPQLYVSQGEAYLQMCDFQSAAACYKRACLLEPGAHSTRLAFIYFLQGQCLLDHGLYLEATWIKASEVKPGCRAYEVRSLACLIAAGNHSESLMLVNNWMVTDTPNSDLYIFRARLHKRLNQISQCYEDVKSALTLNPACPKARAMLLQLQETAEWARQMAVHRSLTGQLPESLCMINIAIENCTDDGRLYLFRASLYRQLHVFQAAFDDAVRALKMSEEDEVEKEVGGQAAARNEKDERNSMEEDAELELVHIYNDSAVERFSRGLYTEAIRLLNDTISVEKRLAGLYLNRGDCFFLQSEFYLALADYQQADEMTQLDNPAILLRLAVLHNTLGSFSFRDGKFREAAEMFSWAIHYNPTVSQYYKNRSKAFQKLLNFKAARQDFVCMLLLDPTNDEVPALLTHLFPRCSVSDVLFSREGQAMRVHLMNIIQACSSFEQQRPSETLQKMTLADESIPSQSEEPSEAVELKLCLSQQQLQIIDNSPLQIFTEY, from the exons atggaCACTGAGGAGATAAATGAACAATCG GCAGGAGAGCACAGATTTTTTCCCACCGCTGTGTCAGAAGAGGAGCCGAATGAGGCCAGGAGAAAAAGCACCCTCAAGCAGATTTCCAATACAGTCTGTCTGACACCAGGACAGAAACGTCCACAAAGACCAGATCTACAGGGGAGCCTCATCATTCGGAGCAAGGCTGCAGAGCA TTACAGAAACGGAAAAGAGGCCATGGGGACGTCTCAGTTTGAGAAGGCTGTGATCTGTTTCTCCAAAGCCATTACACTGAAGCCTAAACAG cCTCAGCTGTATGTGAGCCAGGGGGAGGCCTACCTCCAGATGTGTGActtccagtcagcagcagcctgttaTAAACGGGCCTGTCTCCTGGAGCCCGGAGCCCACAGCACACGTTTGGCTTTCATCTACTTTCTCCAG GGCCAGTGTTTGTTGGACCACGGCCTTTACCTGGAGGCTACCTGGATCAAAGCTTCTGAGGTGAAGCCCGGCTGCAGAGCCTACGAGGTCAGAAG CCTGGCCTGTCTGATAGCTGCAGGTAACCACTCTGAGAGTCTGATGCTGGTGAACAACTGGATGGTGACAGATACTCCCAACTCTGATCTTTACATCTTCAGAGCCCGGCTGCACAAACGGCTCAACCAG ATATCACAATGTTATGAAGACGTGAAGTCTGCATTGACACTGAACCCAGCGTGTCCGAAGGCCAGAgccatgctgctgcagctgcaggaaacTGCCGAATGGGCCAGACAAATGGCTGTGCACAGATCTTTGACTGGCCAGCTGCCTGAATCCCTCTGCATGATCAATATCGCTATAGAGAACTGCACAGACGACGGACGCCTCTACCTGTTCAG AGCGAGTCTGTACCGGCAACTACATGTGTTCCAAGCAGCCTTCGACGATGCCGTCCGGGCCCTGAAGATGAGcgaggaggatgaggtggagaaggaggtcGGAGGTCAGGCAGCTGCCAGAAATGAGAAGGACGAGCGTAATTCCATGGAAGAGGATGCAGAGCTCGAGCTGGTTCACATTTACAATGATTCTGCTGTTGAGCGCTTCAGCAGAGGCCTCTACACTGAGGCAATTCGGCTTCTTAACGACACCATCAGTGTGGAGAAACGCCTGGCAGGCCTGTACCTGAACCGAGGAG actgTTTCTTTTTACAGAGTGAATTTTATTTAGCTCTGGCTGACTACCAGCAGGCTGACGAGATGACGCAGCTTGATAACCCTGCTATCCTGCTCCGCCTCGCTGTCCTCCACAACACACTGGGTTCTTTCAGCTTCCGAGATGG GAAATTCCGAGaggcagctgaaatgttttcctgGGCCATCCACTACAACCCTACAGTCAGTCAGTACTATAAGAACAGGTCAAAGGCCTTCCAAAAGCTGCTGAACTTTAAGGCTGCCAGACAGGACTTCGTCTGCATGCTGCTCCTGGATCCCACCAACGACGAA GTGCCTGCTCTGCTCACGCATCTGTTCCCTCGCTGCAGCGTGTCAGATGTTTTGTTCAGTCGAGAAGGACAAGCAATGAGAGTTCATCTGATGAACATCATCCAGGCTTGCAGCTCTTTCGAACAACAAAG ACCGAGTGAGACACTCCAGAAGATGACTCTGGCTGATGAGAGCATACCGAGCCAATCAGAGGAGCCATCTGAAGCAGTGGAGCTGAAGCTGTGTCTAAGCCAACAGCAGTTGCAAATAATTGATAATAGTCCTCTTCAGATATTTACAGAATATTAA
- the LOC124057495 gene encoding tetratricopeptide repeat protein 16-like isoform X1 — translation MDTEEINEQSQAGEHRFFPTAVSEEEPNEARRKSTLKQISNTVCLTPGQKRPQRPDLQGSLIIRSKAAEHYRNGKEAMGTSQFEKAVICFSKAITLKPKQPQLYVSQGEAYLQMCDFQSAAACYKRACLLEPGAHSTRLAFIYFLQGQCLLDHGLYLEATWIKASEVKPGCRAYEVRSLACLIAAGNHSESLMLVNNWMVTDTPNSDLYIFRARLHKRLNQISQCYEDVKSALTLNPACPKARAMLLQLQETAEWARQMAVHRSLTGQLPESLCMINIAIENCTDDGRLYLFRASLYRQLHVFQAAFDDAVRALKMSEEDEVEKEVGGQAAARNEKDERNSMEEDAELELVHIYNDSAVERFSRGLYTEAIRLLNDTISVEKRLAGLYLNRGDCFFLQSEFYLALADYQQADEMTQLDNPAILLRLAVLHNTLGSFSFRDGKFREAAEMFSWAIHYNPTVSQYYKNRSKAFQKLLNFKAARQDFVCMLLLDPTNDEVPALLTHLFPRCSVSDVLFSREGQAMRVHLMNIIQACSSFEQQRPSETLQKMTLADESIPSQSEEPSEAVELKLCLSQQQLQIIDNSPLQIFTEY, via the exons atggaCACTGAGGAGATAAATGAACAATCG CAGGCAGGAGAGCACAGATTTTTTCCCACCGCTGTGTCAGAAGAGGAGCCGAATGAGGCCAGGAGAAAAAGCACCCTCAAGCAGATTTCCAATACAGTCTGTCTGACACCAGGACAGAAACGTCCACAAAGACCAGATCTACAGGGGAGCCTCATCATTCGGAGCAAGGCTGCAGAGCA TTACAGAAACGGAAAAGAGGCCATGGGGACGTCTCAGTTTGAGAAGGCTGTGATCTGTTTCTCCAAAGCCATTACACTGAAGCCTAAACAG cCTCAGCTGTATGTGAGCCAGGGGGAGGCCTACCTCCAGATGTGTGActtccagtcagcagcagcctgttaTAAACGGGCCTGTCTCCTGGAGCCCGGAGCCCACAGCACACGTTTGGCTTTCATCTACTTTCTCCAG GGCCAGTGTTTGTTGGACCACGGCCTTTACCTGGAGGCTACCTGGATCAAAGCTTCTGAGGTGAAGCCCGGCTGCAGAGCCTACGAGGTCAGAAG CCTGGCCTGTCTGATAGCTGCAGGTAACCACTCTGAGAGTCTGATGCTGGTGAACAACTGGATGGTGACAGATACTCCCAACTCTGATCTTTACATCTTCAGAGCCCGGCTGCACAAACGGCTCAACCAG ATATCACAATGTTATGAAGACGTGAAGTCTGCATTGACACTGAACCCAGCGTGTCCGAAGGCCAGAgccatgctgctgcagctgcaggaaacTGCCGAATGGGCCAGACAAATGGCTGTGCACAGATCTTTGACTGGCCAGCTGCCTGAATCCCTCTGCATGATCAATATCGCTATAGAGAACTGCACAGACGACGGACGCCTCTACCTGTTCAG AGCGAGTCTGTACCGGCAACTACATGTGTTCCAAGCAGCCTTCGACGATGCCGTCCGGGCCCTGAAGATGAGcgaggaggatgaggtggagaaggaggtcGGAGGTCAGGCAGCTGCCAGAAATGAGAAGGACGAGCGTAATTCCATGGAAGAGGATGCAGAGCTCGAGCTGGTTCACATTTACAATGATTCTGCTGTTGAGCGCTTCAGCAGAGGCCTCTACACTGAGGCAATTCGGCTTCTTAACGACACCATCAGTGTGGAGAAACGCCTGGCAGGCCTGTACCTGAACCGAGGAG actgTTTCTTTTTACAGAGTGAATTTTATTTAGCTCTGGCTGACTACCAGCAGGCTGACGAGATGACGCAGCTTGATAACCCTGCTATCCTGCTCCGCCTCGCTGTCCTCCACAACACACTGGGTTCTTTCAGCTTCCGAGATGG GAAATTCCGAGaggcagctgaaatgttttcctgGGCCATCCACTACAACCCTACAGTCAGTCAGTACTATAAGAACAGGTCAAAGGCCTTCCAAAAGCTGCTGAACTTTAAGGCTGCCAGACAGGACTTCGTCTGCATGCTGCTCCTGGATCCCACCAACGACGAA GTGCCTGCTCTGCTCACGCATCTGTTCCCTCGCTGCAGCGTGTCAGATGTTTTGTTCAGTCGAGAAGGACAAGCAATGAGAGTTCATCTGATGAACATCATCCAGGCTTGCAGCTCTTTCGAACAACAAAG ACCGAGTGAGACACTCCAGAAGATGACTCTGGCTGATGAGAGCATACCGAGCCAATCAGAGGAGCCATCTGAAGCAGTGGAGCTGAAGCTGTGTCTAAGCCAACAGCAGTTGCAAATAATTGATAATAGTCCTCTTCAGATATTTACAGAATATTAA
- the LOC124057498 gene encoding solute carrier family 2, facilitated glucose transporter member 6-like, with amino-acid sequence MDIQSERSRLLDAESRNEDPTGLMSEQDAYLSKVKNKNLYLATFASVLGPMSFGFVLGYSSPTIPELTSITDPRLRLDIDQASWFGV; translated from the exons ATGGACATCCAGAGCGAGAGGAGTAGACTGCTGGATGCGGAGAGTAGAAATGAAGACCCTACAGGACTCATGTCTGAGCAGGATGCTTATCTGAG taaagtgaaaaacaagaaTTTATACCTGGCCACATTTGCGTCTGTTCTGGGTCCCATGAGCTTTGGGTTCGTGTTGGGATACAGCTCTCCTACCATCCCTGAACTTACCAGCATCACTGACCCTCGACTGCGGTTGGACATTGACCAGGCCTCCTGGTTTGGGGTATGA
- the LOC124057496 gene encoding tetratricopeptide repeat protein 16-like isoform X1 yields MDTEEINEQSQAGEHRFFPTAVSEEEPNEARRKSTLKQISNTVCLTPGQKRPQRPDLQGSLIIRSKAAEHYRNGKEAMGTSQFEKAVICFSKAITLKPKQPQLYVSQGEAYLQMCDFQSAAACYKRACLLEPGAHSTRLAFIYFLQGQCLLDHGLYLEATWIKASEVKPGCRAYEVRSLACLIAAGNHSESLMLVNNWMVTDTPNSDLYIFRARLHKRLNQISQCYEDVKSALTLNPACPKARAMLLQLQETAEWARQMAVHRSLTGQLPESLCMINIAIENCTDDGRLYLFRASLYRQLHVFQAAFDDAIRALKMSEEDEVEKEVGGQAAARNEKDERNSMEEDAELELVHIYNDSAVERFSRGLYTEAIRLLNDTISVEKRLAGLYLNRGDCFFLQSEFYLALADYQQADEMTQLDNPAILLRLAVLHNTLGSFSFRDGKFREAAEMFSWAIHYNPTVSQYYKNRSKAFQKLLNFKAARQDFVCMLLLDPTNDEVPALLTHLFPRCSVSDVLFSREGQAMRVHLMNTIQACSSFKQQRPSETLQKMTLADESIPSQSEEPSEAVELKLCLSQQQLQIIDNSPLQIFTEY; encoded by the exons atggaCACTGAGGAGATAAATGAACAATCG CAGGCAGGAGAGCACAGATTTTTTCCCACCGCTGTGTCAGAAGAGGAGCCGAATGAGGCCAGGAGAAAAAGCACCCTCAAGCAGATTTCCAATACAGTCTGTCTGACACCAGGACAGAAACGTCCACAAAGACCAGATCTACAGGGGAGCCTCATCATTCGGAGCAAGGCTGCAGAGCA TTACAGAAACGGAAAAGAGGCCATGGGGACGTCTCAGTTTGAGAAGGCTGTGATCTGTTTCTCCAAAGCCATTACACTGAAGCCTAAACAG cCTCAGCTGTATGTGAGCCAGGGGGAGGCCTACCTCCAGATGTGTGActtccagtcagcagcagcctgttaTAAACGGGCCTGTCTCCTGGAGCCCGGAGCCCACAGCACACGTTTGGCTTTCATCTACTTTCTCCAG GGCCAGTGTTTGTTGGACCACGGCCTTTACCTGGAGGCTACCTGGATCAAAGCTTCTGAGGTGAAGCCCGGCTGCAGAGCCTACGAGGTCAGAAG CCTGGCCTGTCTGATAGCTGCAGGTAACCACTCTGAGAGTCTGATGCTGGTGAACAACTGGATGGTGACAGATACTCCCAACTCTGATCTTTACATCTTCAGAGCCCGGCTGCACAAACGGCTCAACCAG ATATCACAATGTTATGAAGACGTGAAGTCTGCATTGACACTGAACCCAGCGTGTCCGAAGGCCAGAgccatgctgctgcagctgcaggaaacTGCCGAATGGGCCAGACAAATGGCTGTGCACAGATCTTTGACTGGCCAGCTGCCTGAATCCCTCTGCATGATCAATATCGCTATAGAGAACTGCACAGACGACGGACGCCTCTACCTGTTCAG AGCGAGTCTGTACCGGCAACTACATGTGTTCCAAGCAGCCTTCGACGATGCCATCCGGGCCCTGAAGATGAGcgaggaggatgaggtggagaaggaggtcGGAGGTCAGGCAGCTGCCAGAAATGAGAAGGACGAGCGTAATTCCATGGAAGAGGATGCAGAGCTCGAGCTGGTTCACATTTACAATGATTCTGCTGTTGAGCGCTTCAGCAGAGGCCTCTACACTGAGGCAATTCGGCTTCTTAACGACACCATCAGTGTGGAGAAACGCCTGGCAGGCCTGTACCTGAACCGAGGAG actgTTTCTTTTTACAGAGTGAATTTTATTTAGCTCTGGCTGACTACCAGCAGGCTGACGAGATGACGCAGCTTGATAACCCTGCTATCCTGCTCCGCCTCGCTGTCCTCCACAACACACTGGGTTCTTTCAGCTTCCGAGATGG GAAATTCCGAGaggcagctgaaatgttttcctgGGCCATCCACTACAACCCTACAGTCAGTCAGTACTATAAGAACAGGTCAAAGGCCTTCCAAAAGCTGCTGAACTTTAAGGCTGCCAGACAGGACTTCGTCTGCATGCTGCTCCTGGATCCCACCAACGACGAA GTGCCTGCTCTGCTCACGCATCTGTTCCCTCGCTGCAGCGTGTCAGATGTTTTGTTCAGTCGAGAAGGACAAGCAATGAGAGTTCATCTGATGAACACCATCCAGGCTTGCAGCTCTTTCAAACAACAAAG ACCGAGTGAGACACTCCAGAAGATGACTCTGGCTGATGAGAGCATACCGAGCCAATCAGAGGAGCCATCTGAAGCAGTGGAGCTGAAGCTGTGTCTAAGCCAACAGCAGTTGCAAATAATTGATAATAGTCCTCTTCAGATATTTACAGAATATTAA
- the LOC124057496 gene encoding tetratricopeptide repeat protein 16-like isoform X2 produces the protein MDTEEINEQSAGEHRFFPTAVSEEEPNEARRKSTLKQISNTVCLTPGQKRPQRPDLQGSLIIRSKAAEHYRNGKEAMGTSQFEKAVICFSKAITLKPKQPQLYVSQGEAYLQMCDFQSAAACYKRACLLEPGAHSTRLAFIYFLQGQCLLDHGLYLEATWIKASEVKPGCRAYEVRSLACLIAAGNHSESLMLVNNWMVTDTPNSDLYIFRARLHKRLNQISQCYEDVKSALTLNPACPKARAMLLQLQETAEWARQMAVHRSLTGQLPESLCMINIAIENCTDDGRLYLFRASLYRQLHVFQAAFDDAIRALKMSEEDEVEKEVGGQAAARNEKDERNSMEEDAELELVHIYNDSAVERFSRGLYTEAIRLLNDTISVEKRLAGLYLNRGDCFFLQSEFYLALADYQQADEMTQLDNPAILLRLAVLHNTLGSFSFRDGKFREAAEMFSWAIHYNPTVSQYYKNRSKAFQKLLNFKAARQDFVCMLLLDPTNDEVPALLTHLFPRCSVSDVLFSREGQAMRVHLMNTIQACSSFKQQRPSETLQKMTLADESIPSQSEEPSEAVELKLCLSQQQLQIIDNSPLQIFTEY, from the exons atggaCACTGAGGAGATAAATGAACAATCG GCAGGAGAGCACAGATTTTTTCCCACCGCTGTGTCAGAAGAGGAGCCGAATGAGGCCAGGAGAAAAAGCACCCTCAAGCAGATTTCCAATACAGTCTGTCTGACACCAGGACAGAAACGTCCACAAAGACCAGATCTACAGGGGAGCCTCATCATTCGGAGCAAGGCTGCAGAGCA TTACAGAAACGGAAAAGAGGCCATGGGGACGTCTCAGTTTGAGAAGGCTGTGATCTGTTTCTCCAAAGCCATTACACTGAAGCCTAAACAG cCTCAGCTGTATGTGAGCCAGGGGGAGGCCTACCTCCAGATGTGTGActtccagtcagcagcagcctgttaTAAACGGGCCTGTCTCCTGGAGCCCGGAGCCCACAGCACACGTTTGGCTTTCATCTACTTTCTCCAG GGCCAGTGTTTGTTGGACCACGGCCTTTACCTGGAGGCTACCTGGATCAAAGCTTCTGAGGTGAAGCCCGGCTGCAGAGCCTACGAGGTCAGAAG CCTGGCCTGTCTGATAGCTGCAGGTAACCACTCTGAGAGTCTGATGCTGGTGAACAACTGGATGGTGACAGATACTCCCAACTCTGATCTTTACATCTTCAGAGCCCGGCTGCACAAACGGCTCAACCAG ATATCACAATGTTATGAAGACGTGAAGTCTGCATTGACACTGAACCCAGCGTGTCCGAAGGCCAGAgccatgctgctgcagctgcaggaaacTGCCGAATGGGCCAGACAAATGGCTGTGCACAGATCTTTGACTGGCCAGCTGCCTGAATCCCTCTGCATGATCAATATCGCTATAGAGAACTGCACAGACGACGGACGCCTCTACCTGTTCAG AGCGAGTCTGTACCGGCAACTACATGTGTTCCAAGCAGCCTTCGACGATGCCATCCGGGCCCTGAAGATGAGcgaggaggatgaggtggagaaggaggtcGGAGGTCAGGCAGCTGCCAGAAATGAGAAGGACGAGCGTAATTCCATGGAAGAGGATGCAGAGCTCGAGCTGGTTCACATTTACAATGATTCTGCTGTTGAGCGCTTCAGCAGAGGCCTCTACACTGAGGCAATTCGGCTTCTTAACGACACCATCAGTGTGGAGAAACGCCTGGCAGGCCTGTACCTGAACCGAGGAG actgTTTCTTTTTACAGAGTGAATTTTATTTAGCTCTGGCTGACTACCAGCAGGCTGACGAGATGACGCAGCTTGATAACCCTGCTATCCTGCTCCGCCTCGCTGTCCTCCACAACACACTGGGTTCTTTCAGCTTCCGAGATGG GAAATTCCGAGaggcagctgaaatgttttcctgGGCCATCCACTACAACCCTACAGTCAGTCAGTACTATAAGAACAGGTCAAAGGCCTTCCAAAAGCTGCTGAACTTTAAGGCTGCCAGACAGGACTTCGTCTGCATGCTGCTCCTGGATCCCACCAACGACGAA GTGCCTGCTCTGCTCACGCATCTGTTCCCTCGCTGCAGCGTGTCAGATGTTTTGTTCAGTCGAGAAGGACAAGCAATGAGAGTTCATCTGATGAACACCATCCAGGCTTGCAGCTCTTTCAAACAACAAAG ACCGAGTGAGACACTCCAGAAGATGACTCTGGCTGATGAGAGCATACCGAGCCAATCAGAGGAGCCATCTGAAGCAGTGGAGCTGAAGCTGTGTCTAAGCCAACAGCAGTTGCAAATAATTGATAATAGTCCTCTTCAGATATTTACAGAATATTAA
- the mymk gene encoding protein myomaker, protein MGAFIAKMLLPTVSSLVFLPTASVAAKRGFHMEAMVYFFTMFFIAIYHACDGPGLSILCFMRYDILEYFSVYGTALSMWVTLIALGDFDEPQRSSITMFGVLTIAVRIYQDRWGYGIYSGPIGSAVFIITVKWLQKMKDLRAVYPDKTVYTQQVGPGCCFGALALMLRFYFEEWDYAYVHSFYHLSLAVSFVLLLPKKNRYAGTGRNAAKLSCFTLCCCSMSPGTSKENADKPKKKSSRTVWTIPTEKLWTRGCSTPTLPLYNPPPSTPIKGTSIRKLKEMNGWK, encoded by the exons ATGGGTGCATTTATTGCCAAGATGCTACTTCCTACAGTCAGCAGCCTGGTGTTCCTGCCTACAGCCAGTGTGGCTGCCAAGAGAGGCTTCCACATGGAGGCCATGGTCTACTTCTTCACCATGTTCTTCATTGCG ATCTACCATGCATGTGATGGACCAGGACTCTCCATCCTATGTTTCATGAGATATGACATTCTGGAGTACTTCAGTGTGTATGGTACGGCTCTCTCCATGTGGGTCACGCTTATTG CTCTGGGAGACTTTGATGAACCCCAGCGCTCCAGTATAACCATGTTTGGAGTGTTGACAATTGCTGTGAGGATCTATCAGGATCGCTGGGGCTACGGGATCTACTCTGGACCCATTGGATCTGCtgtcttcatcatcactgtcaaatGG CTGCAGAAGATGAAAGATTTGAGGGCGGTGTATCCTGATAAGACAGTGTACACGCAGCAGGTCGGTCCAGGCTGCTGCTTCGGTGCTCTCGCTCTGATGCTGCGTTTCTACTTTGAG GAGTGGGACTATGCCTATGTCCACAGTTTCTACCATCTGTCTCTGGCTGTGTCCTTTGTCCTGCTGCTGCCGAAGAAAAACCGCTATGCAGGGACAGGACGAAACGCTGCTAAGCTCAGCTGCttcactctctgctgctgt TCCATGAGCCCTGGTACTTCTAAAGAGAATGCAGACAAGCCGAAAAAGAAGTCATCTCGGACCGTGTGGACAATCCCAACTGAGAAGCTGTGGACACGAGGCTGTAGTACCCCCACCCTGCCTCTGTACAACCCTCCGCCCTCCACACCCATCAAAGGGACCAGCATCCGCAAGCTCAAAGAGATGAATGGTTGGAAGTGA